Proteins encoded together in one Marinithermus hydrothermalis DSM 14884 window:
- the rpsE gene encoding 30S ribosomal protein S5 encodes MPETDFEEKMILIRRTAKTYQGGRRFRFGALVVVGDRQGRVGVGLGKAKEVPLAVQKAQYVARRNLIEVPIENGTIPHEIEVEYGATRVLLRPAAPGTGVIAGAVPRAILELAGVTDILTKELGSRNPINVAYATIEALKQLQTWDEVRRLRKEVV; translated from the coding sequence ATGCCGGAGACCGATTTCGAAGAAAAGATGATCCTGATCCGCCGCACGGCCAAGACCTACCAGGGCGGGCGCCGCTTCCGCTTCGGGGCCCTGGTCGTGGTGGGGGACCGGCAGGGCCGTGTGGGCGTGGGGCTCGGTAAGGCCAAGGAGGTGCCGCTCGCCGTGCAGAAGGCGCAGTACGTGGCCCGCCGCAACCTGATCGAGGTGCCGATCGAGAACGGCACCATTCCGCACGAGATCGAGGTGGAGTACGGGGCGACTCGGGTGCTCCTGCGCCCGGCGGCGCCCGGTACCGGCGTGATCGCGGGCGCGGTACCCCGCGCGATCCTGGAGCTCGCGGGGGTCACGGACATCCTGACCAAGGAGCTGGGGAGCCGCAACCCGATCAACGTGGCGTACGCGACCATCGAGGCCTTGAAGCAGCTCCAGACCTGGGACGAGGTGCGGCGGCTGAGGAAGGAGGTCGTCTGA
- the rplV gene encoding 50S ribosomal protein L22, whose translation MQAKAVARYVRMSPRKVRLVVDLIRGKSVEEADVLLRYLNKRAARPVRKVLKSAVANAVNNHNLLEDALYVKAAYVDEGPALKRILPRARGRADIIKKRTSHITIIVEERNGQ comes from the coding sequence ATGCAGGCCAAAGCCGTTGCCAGGTACGTGCGCATGTCTCCTCGAAAGGTCCGGCTGGTCGTGGACCTGATTCGCGGCAAGAGCGTGGAGGAGGCGGACGTTCTGCTGCGTTACCTGAACAAGCGCGCTGCACGGCCGGTGCGCAAGGTGCTGAAGAGCGCTGTGGCGAACGCGGTGAACAACCACAACCTCTTGGAGGACGCCCTCTACGTGAAGGCCGCGTACGTGGACGAGGGGCCTGCGCTCAAGCGCATCCTGCCGCGGGCTCGGGGACGGGCGGACATCATCAAGAAGCGCACCAGCCACATCACGATCATCGTGGAGGAACGCAATGGGCAATAA
- the rplN gene encoding 50S ribosomal protein L14 — MIQPQTMLEVADNTGARKIMCIRVLGGSFRRYASVGDVIVASVKEAIPGGVVKEGDVVKAVVVRTKKEVKRPDGSAIRFDTNAAVIINNQGEPRGTRVFGPVARELREKKYMKIVSLAPEVL, encoded by the coding sequence ATGATTCAGCCTCAGACGATGCTCGAGGTTGCGGACAACACCGGCGCCCGGAAGATCATGTGCATCCGGGTGCTCGGGGGGTCCTTCCGCCGCTACGCCAGCGTGGGGGATGTGATCGTCGCTTCGGTGAAGGAGGCCATCCCCGGGGGCGTGGTGAAGGAAGGGGATGTGGTGAAGGCCGTGGTCGTGCGCACCAAGAAAGAGGTTAAGCGGCCGGACGGCAGCGCGATCCGCTTCGACACGAACGCCGCGGTGATCATCAACAACCAGGGTGAGCCGCGCGGAACGCGCGTGTTTGGCCCGGTGGCGCGCGAGCTGCGCGAGAAGAAGTACATGAAGATCGTGTCGCTGGCTCCGGAGGTGCTGTAA
- the rplX gene encoding 50S ribosomal protein L24, whose product MRPKLHVKRGDTVIVVSGKDRGKTGKVIAVYPKKFRVLVEGVNIVKKAVRPTPDNPQGGFREMEAPLHAAKVRPVCPNGHPVRVKKKILEDGTKVRVCHRCGAALDG is encoded by the coding sequence ATGCGGCCCAAGTTGCACGTGAAGCGGGGCGACACCGTGATCGTGGTGTCCGGAAAGGACCGGGGCAAGACCGGGAAGGTGATCGCGGTGTACCCCAAGAAGTTCCGCGTGCTGGTGGAAGGCGTGAACATCGTGAAGAAAGCGGTGCGCCCCACGCCGGACAACCCCCAGGGCGGGTTCCGGGAGATGGAAGCGCCCCTGCACGCGGCTAAGGTGCGTCCGGTCTGCCCGAACGGCCACCCGGTGCGGGTGAAGAAGAAGATCCTCGAGGACGGCACGAAGGTGCGGGTCTGCCACCGGTGTGGGGCCGCCCTCGACGGGTGA
- the rpmD gene encoding 50S ribosomal protein L30 has protein sequence MGTIRVKLVKSPIGYAKDQKATLRALKLTKLNRERELPDNPAIRGMIRKVQHLVKIVEVKE, from the coding sequence ATGGGCACCATCCGGGTCAAGCTGGTGAAAAGCCCCATCGGGTACGCGAAGGACCAGAAGGCTACCCTTCGGGCCTTGAAGCTCACCAAGCTGAACCGCGAGCGGGAGTTGCCGGACAACCCGGCGATCCGGGGCATGATCCGTAAGGTGCAGCACCTGGTCAAGATCGTTGAGGTGAAGGAATGA
- the rpsQ gene encoding 30S ribosomal protein S17, whose amino-acid sequence MPKKVLTGVVVSDKMDKTVAVLVERQFAHPLYGKVVKRSKKYLAHDEENAYKVGDVVEIVESRPISKRKKWRVVRRLEEGRLDVVERYRLRKERGKA is encoded by the coding sequence ATGCCGAAGAAGGTACTCACCGGTGTGGTCGTGAGCGACAAGATGGACAAGACCGTAGCGGTGCTGGTGGAGCGGCAGTTCGCCCACCCCCTCTACGGGAAGGTCGTCAAGCGCTCCAAGAAATACCTGGCTCACGACGAGGAGAACGCCTACAAGGTGGGCGACGTGGTGGAGATCGTGGAGTCCCGCCCCATCTCCAAGCGCAAGAAGTGGCGCGTGGTGCGGCGCCTGGAGGAAGGGCGGCTGGACGTGGTGGAGCGTTACCGCCTGCGCAAGGAGCGTGGTAAGGCATGA
- the rpsJ gene encoding 30S ribosomal protein S10, with protein sequence MPKIRIKLRGFDHKSLDASAQKIVETVRRSGAQVSGPVPLPTRVRRFTVLRGPFKHKDSREHFEIRTHNRLVDILNPNKKTIESLMTLDLPTGVEIEIKTIGGGR encoded by the coding sequence ATGCCGAAGATTCGCATCAAGCTCAGGGGATTCGATCACAAGAGCTTGGACGCCTCGGCGCAGAAGATCGTGGAGACCGTGCGGCGTAGCGGCGCGCAGGTGTCGGGGCCGGTCCCTCTGCCGACCCGGGTGCGTCGTTTCACCGTGCTTCGCGGGCCCTTTAAGCACAAGGACTCCCGCGAGCACTTCGAGATCCGCACCCACAACCGCCTGGTGGACATCCTCAACCCCAACAAGAAGACCATCGAAAGCCTGATGACCCTGGACCTCCCCACCGGCGTGGAGATCGAGATCAAGACCATCGGAGGTGGGCGGTGA
- the rpsS gene encoding 30S ribosomal protein S19, with amino-acid sequence MPRSLKKGVFIDDHLLEKVEALNAKGEKRVIKTWSRRSTIVPEMVGHTIAVYNGKQHVPVYITENMVGHKLGEFAPTRTYRGHGKDAKATKKK; translated from the coding sequence ATGCCGCGCAGCTTGAAAAAAGGTGTCTTCATTGACGACCACCTCCTGGAGAAGGTCGAGGCTTTGAACGCGAAGGGCGAGAAGCGGGTCATCAAGACCTGGAGCCGCCGCTCCACCATCGTTCCGGAGATGGTTGGGCACACCATCGCCGTGTATAACGGCAAGCAGCACGTGCCGGTCTACATCACCGAGAACATGGTGGGCCACAAGCTGGGCGAGTTCGCGCCGACCCGCACCTACCGGGGCCACGGCAAGGACGCCAAGGCCACGAAGAAGAAGTAA
- the rpsC gene encoding 30S ribosomal protein S3: MGNKINPIGFRLGITRDWESRWYAGKKDYAALLVEDRIIRELITREVYHGGIARIDIERAADNVSVTVHAAKPGVIIGRGGETIKRMRAELQKRFPNRTISLNVQEVPNPNLSAPLVAQRVAEQIERRFAVRRAIKQAVQRVMEAGAQGAKVVVSGRIGGAEQARTEWAALGRVPLHTLRANIDYGFALAWTTYGVLGVKAYIFLGEVIGRQKTAAKPSPKAETERPRRRRPTVRRRVKKESEDADA; encoded by the coding sequence ATGGGCAATAAGATCAACCCGATTGGTTTCCGTCTGGGCATCACCCGGGATTGGGAGTCCCGCTGGTACGCGGGCAAGAAGGACTACGCGGCCTTGCTCGTGGAGGACCGGATCATCCGCGAGCTGATCACGCGGGAGGTCTACCACGGGGGCATCGCCCGCATCGACATCGAGCGCGCGGCGGATAACGTCTCGGTGACGGTGCACGCCGCGAAGCCCGGCGTGATCATCGGGCGTGGGGGCGAGACGATCAAGCGCATGCGCGCGGAGCTGCAAAAGCGCTTCCCCAACCGCACCATCTCCCTGAACGTGCAGGAGGTGCCCAACCCCAACCTGTCCGCGCCGCTCGTGGCCCAGCGCGTGGCCGAGCAGATCGAGCGCCGCTTCGCGGTGCGCCGCGCGATCAAGCAGGCCGTGCAGCGCGTGATGGAGGCCGGGGCCCAGGGGGCCAAGGTCGTGGTCTCGGGCCGGATCGGCGGTGCGGAACAGGCCCGGACCGAGTGGGCTGCGCTGGGTCGCGTGCCGCTGCACACGCTTCGTGCTAACATCGACTACGGTTTCGCCCTCGCCTGGACCACTTACGGGGTCCTCGGGGTGAAGGCGTACATCTTCCTGGGTGAGGTGATCGGCCGCCAGAAGACCGCGGCGAAGCCCTCGCCCAAGGCGGAGACCGAGCGTCCGCGTCGGCGTCGCCCGACGGTGCGTCGCCGTGTGAAGAAGGAGTCCGAAGATGCTGATGCCTAA
- the rpsH gene encoding 30S ribosomal protein S8, with protein sequence MLSDPIADMLTRIRNATMVYKDTVDVPASRFKEEIVKILVREGFLKGYEKVDVDGKPYLRLALKYGPRREQVIKHIRRISKPGRRVYVAAKEVPVVRRGLGIAILSTSKGVLVDREARRLGVGGELICEVW encoded by the coding sequence ATGCTCAGTGACCCGATTGCGGACATGCTGACCCGGATCCGGAACGCGACCATGGTGTACAAGGACACCGTGGACGTCCCGGCCTCCCGCTTCAAGGAAGAGATCGTGAAGATCCTCGTGCGGGAGGGGTTCTTGAAGGGTTACGAGAAGGTGGACGTGGACGGCAAGCCGTACCTGCGCCTCGCGCTTAAGTACGGCCCGCGCCGCGAGCAGGTGATCAAGCACATTCGGCGCATCTCCAAGCCCGGCCGGCGCGTGTACGTCGCGGCGAAGGAGGTGCCCGTGGTGCGCCGCGGTCTGGGGATCGCGATCCTCTCCACGTCCAAGGGCGTTCTGGTGGACCGCGAGGCCCGTCGCCTGGGTGTGGGCGGCGAGCTGATCTGCGAGGTGTGGTAA
- a CDS encoding 50S ribosomal protein L23, translating into MKTPFDVILAPVLSEKAYAQYAAGKYTFWVHPDANRTEVKNAVEKAFNVKVVKVNIANVRGKKKRLGRFLGKRPDRKKAIVTVAEGQKIEALEGLI; encoded by the coding sequence ATGAAGACCCCGTTCGACGTGATCCTGGCCCCGGTGCTTTCCGAGAAGGCTTACGCGCAGTACGCTGCGGGGAAGTACACCTTCTGGGTGCACCCCGACGCGAACCGGACCGAGGTCAAGAACGCGGTTGAGAAGGCGTTCAACGTCAAGGTGGTCAAGGTCAACATCGCGAACGTCCGGGGGAAGAAGAAGCGCCTGGGCCGGTTCCTCGGCAAGCGGCCGGACCGCAAGAAAGCCATCGTGACCGTGGCCGAGGGCCAGAAGATCGAGGCCCTGGAAGGCCTGATCTAG
- the rplB gene encoding 50S ribosomal protein L2 encodes MGVKKFRPYTPSRRFMTVADFSEITKKRPEKSLTEPLKKTGGRNNQGRITARFRGGGHKRLYRIIDFRRRDKAGIPAKVAAIEYDPNRSARIALLHYVDGEKRYIIAPDGLKPGMKVVAGPEAPIQVGNALPLRFIPVGTVIHAVELEPGKGAQIARSAGTSAQIQGREGDYVILRLPSGELRKIHAECYATVGTVGNADHKNIVLGKAGRSRWLGRKPHVRGAAMNPVDHPHGGGEGRAPRGRPPASPWGWQTKGRKTRKKKKPSNRFIISRRKS; translated from the coding sequence ATGGGTGTGAAGAAGTTCCGTCCGTACACCCCCTCCCGCCGCTTCATGACCGTCGCGGACTTCTCCGAGATCACGAAGAAGCGCCCGGAGAAGTCCCTGACCGAACCCCTGAAGAAGACGGGTGGGCGCAACAACCAGGGGCGCATCACCGCGCGTTTCCGTGGGGGTGGGCACAAGCGGCTGTACCGCATCATCGACTTCCGCCGCCGGGATAAGGCCGGCATTCCCGCCAAGGTGGCCGCGATCGAGTACGACCCGAACCGTTCGGCCCGCATCGCGCTGTTGCACTACGTGGACGGCGAGAAGCGGTACATCATCGCGCCGGACGGGCTCAAGCCGGGTATGAAGGTCGTGGCCGGTCCGGAGGCTCCCATCCAGGTGGGGAACGCGCTGCCGTTGCGGTTCATCCCCGTGGGTACCGTGATCCACGCGGTGGAGCTCGAGCCGGGCAAGGGGGCGCAGATCGCGCGCTCGGCGGGGACCAGCGCGCAGATCCAGGGGCGCGAGGGGGATTACGTGATCCTTCGCCTGCCCTCGGGGGAGCTGCGCAAGATCCACGCGGAGTGCTACGCCACCGTGGGTACCGTGGGGAACGCGGACCACAAGAACATCGTGCTGGGCAAGGCGGGCCGCAGCCGTTGGTTGGGCCGCAAGCCGCACGTGCGGGGTGCCGCGATGAACCCGGTGGATCACCCGCACGGTGGTGGTGAGGGCCGGGCGCCGCGCGGTCGTCCTCCGGCCTCGCCTTGGGGGTGGCAGACCAAGGGGCGCAAGACCCGTAAGAAGAAGAAGCCCTCCAACCGGTTCATCATTAGCCGGCGGAAGTCGTGA
- the rplC gene encoding 50S ribosomal protein L3 — translation MKGILGAKIGMTQIWKDDRAIPVTVILAGPCPVVQRRTVEKDGYEAVQLGFLPQKPQRVNKPMKGHFEKAGVEPVRYLREIRGFNPEGDVVTVSIFQPGERVDVTGISKGRGFTGVMKRWGFAGGPDSHGAHRIHRHPGSIGQRKTPGRVYKGKKMAGRYGAERVTVQNLEVVDVIAEENLILVKGAVPGPNGGLVILRESVKGAK, via the coding sequence GTGAAAGGCATCCTCGGCGCCAAGATCGGCATGACCCAGATCTGGAAGGATGACCGGGCCATCCCGGTCACGGTCATCCTCGCGGGCCCCTGCCCCGTGGTGCAGCGCCGCACCGTGGAAAAAGACGGGTACGAAGCGGTGCAGCTCGGCTTCCTCCCTCAAAAACCCCAGCGGGTCAACAAACCCATGAAGGGGCACTTCGAAAAAGCCGGGGTCGAGCCGGTGCGGTACCTGCGTGAGATCCGCGGCTTCAACCCCGAGGGGGACGTGGTCACGGTTTCGATCTTCCAGCCCGGTGAACGGGTGGACGTGACCGGAATCTCCAAGGGGCGGGGCTTTACCGGCGTGATGAAGCGCTGGGGCTTCGCCGGCGGTCCGGACTCCCACGGCGCCCACCGCATCCACCGCCACCCCGGCTCCATCGGGCAGCGCAAGACCCCCGGCCGCGTCTACAAGGGCAAGAAGATGGCGGGCCGCTACGGGGCCGAGCGGGTGACCGTGCAGAACCTCGAGGTGGTGGACGTGATCGCCGAGGAGAACCTCATCCTCGTGAAAGGCGCCGTTCCTGGGCCGAACGGTGGCCTGGTCATCCTGCGTGAATCCGTGAAGGGGGCTAAGTGA
- the rplF gene encoding 50S ribosomal protein L6 gives MSRIGKQPIQLPQGVSIEVQTGKVKVKGPKGELVVPVDPDLKVVVEDNVVRVTRPTDSRRHKSLHGLTRTLIANAVEGVSKGFVKELEIKGIGYRAKLAGKNIELNIGFSHPVVVEPPEGITFEVPEPTKLRVSGIDKQLVGQVAANIRAIRPPDAYHGKGIRYAGEVLRLKPGKAGTTK, from the coding sequence ATGTCCCGCATTGGCAAGCAACCCATCCAGCTGCCGCAGGGCGTCTCCATCGAGGTCCAGACCGGCAAGGTGAAGGTCAAGGGACCGAAGGGTGAGCTCGTCGTGCCGGTGGATCCGGACCTCAAGGTGGTCGTGGAGGACAACGTGGTGCGGGTGACCCGCCCGACCGACAGCCGTCGGCACAAGAGCCTGCACGGCCTGACCCGAACCCTGATCGCGAACGCCGTGGAGGGCGTCTCCAAAGGGTTCGTGAAGGAGCTCGAGATCAAAGGGATCGGGTACCGGGCGAAGCTCGCCGGGAAGAACATCGAGCTGAACATCGGGTTTAGCCACCCGGTCGTGGTGGAGCCGCCCGAGGGGATCACCTTCGAGGTGCCCGAGCCCACCAAGCTGCGCGTCTCCGGGATCGACAAGCAGCTCGTGGGGCAGGTGGCTGCGAACATCCGCGCGATTCGACCGCCGGACGCGTACCACGGCAAAGGGATCCGGTACGCAGGCGAAGTCCTCCGCCTCAAGCCGGGTAAGGCCGGCACCACCAAGTAG
- a CDS encoding type Z 30S ribosomal protein S14 gives MPRKALIEKAKRKPKFKVRAYTRCNRCGRARSVYRYFGLCRICIRELAHKGQLPGVRKASW, from the coding sequence ATGCCGAGGAAAGCGCTGATCGAGAAGGCGAAGAGGAAGCCGAAGTTCAAGGTCCGGGCGTACACCCGCTGCAACCGGTGTGGGCGCGCCCGCTCGGTGTACCGCTACTTCGGGCTGTGCCGCATCTGCATCCGTGAGCTCGCGCACAAGGGCCAGCTCCCGGGGGTGCGGAAGGCCAGCTGGTAG
- the rplR gene encoding 50S ribosomal protein L18 → MSRLTAYERRKFRTRNKIKRSGRLRLSVHRSLKHIYAQIIDDEKGHTLVASSSLALKLSGTKTEVARKVGEDIAKKALEKGITKVVFDRGPFKYHGRVKALAEGAREGGLEF, encoded by the coding sequence ATGTCGAGGCTTACCGCGTACGAGCGTCGTAAGTTCCGCACGCGCAACAAGATCAAGCGCTCCGGGCGCCTTCGGCTGAGCGTGCACCGTAGCTTGAAGCACATCTACGCGCAGATCATCGATGACGAGAAGGGGCACACCCTGGTGGCCTCCTCGAGCCTCGCGCTGAAGCTCTCGGGCACCAAGACCGAGGTGGCCCGGAAGGTCGGCGAGGACATCGCCAAGAAGGCGCTGGAAAAAGGCATTACCAAGGTGGTCTTCGACCGCGGGCCGTTCAAGTACCACGGCCGGGTGAAAGCCCTGGCGGAAGGCGCCCGCGAAGGTGGGCTCGAGTTCTAA
- the rpmC gene encoding 50S ribosomal protein L29 codes for MKPSEIRKLSPAEIRKRVQEKKRELMELRFQASIGQLSQNHRIRETKREIARLLTILREKELGIR; via the coding sequence ATGAAGCCCAGTGAGATCCGCAAGCTCTCGCCTGCCGAGATCCGGAAGCGGGTGCAGGAGAAGAAGCGCGAGCTGATGGAGCTGCGTTTCCAGGCCTCGATCGGGCAGCTCTCCCAGAACCACCGGATTCGCGAGACCAAGCGGGAGATCGCGCGGCTTCTGACCATCCTGCGCGAGAAGGAACTGGGGATCAGGTGA
- the rplP gene encoding 50S ribosomal protein L16, with amino-acid sequence MLMPKRLKYRKQHRGRLRGTAKGGDYVAFGDYGLVALEPAWITSQQIEAARVAMVRHFRRGGKIFIRIFPDKPYTKKPLEVRMGKGKGNVEGWVAVVKPGRVMFEVAGVTEEQAREAFRLAGHKLPIKTKVVKRDAYDEAQ; translated from the coding sequence ATGCTGATGCCTAAACGCCTCAAGTACCGGAAGCAGCACCGCGGTCGCTTGCGCGGTACTGCCAAAGGTGGGGATTACGTGGCCTTCGGGGATTACGGCCTGGTGGCCCTCGAGCCGGCCTGGATCACCTCGCAGCAGATCGAGGCGGCCCGTGTGGCTATGGTGCGCCACTTCCGCCGTGGCGGGAAGATCTTCATCCGGATCTTCCCCGACAAGCCCTACACCAAAAAGCCCCTCGAGGTCCGCATGGGTAAGGGTAAGGGTAACGTCGAGGGCTGGGTGGCCGTGGTCAAGCCGGGCCGGGTGATGTTCGAGGTGGCCGGGGTCACGGAGGAACAGGCCCGGGAGGCGTTCCGCTTGGCTGGGCACAAGCTGCCGATCAAGACCAAGGTGGTGAAGCGCGATGCCTACGATGAAGCCCAGTGA
- the rplD gene encoding 50S ribosomal protein L4 gives MYTLPVISKSGKKEVQVNLPEEINPHVLYEVVRWQLAKRRRGTASTKTRGEVAYSSRKLYPQKHTGRARHGDRGAPIFVGGGTVFGPKPRDYSYTLPKKVRKLGLAMAIADRAKEEKLLVVEAFEGVNGKTKEFLAWAKANGLDGSETVLVVTENELVRRAARNLPWASVLEPEGLNVYDILRHERLLLDEAALKLALERIGAGGEA, from the coding sequence ATGTACACGCTTCCCGTGATCTCGAAATCGGGCAAGAAGGAGGTGCAGGTCAACCTCCCCGAGGAGATCAACCCGCACGTCCTCTACGAGGTGGTGCGGTGGCAGCTTGCCAAGCGCCGCCGGGGGACCGCCTCGACCAAGACCCGGGGCGAGGTGGCCTACTCGAGCCGCAAGCTCTACCCGCAAAAACACACCGGTCGTGCGCGTCACGGCGACCGCGGGGCGCCGATCTTCGTGGGGGGCGGCACGGTCTTCGGGCCCAAGCCGCGCGACTACAGCTACACCCTCCCCAAGAAGGTGCGTAAGCTGGGGCTCGCGATGGCCATCGCCGACCGGGCCAAGGAGGAGAAGCTCCTCGTGGTCGAGGCCTTCGAGGGCGTGAACGGCAAGACCAAGGAGTTCCTGGCTTGGGCGAAGGCGAACGGGTTGGACGGTAGCGAGACGGTGCTGGTCGTGACCGAGAACGAGCTCGTGCGCCGCGCGGCGCGCAACCTCCCTTGGGCCAGCGTCCTCGAGCCGGAGGGCCTGAACGTCTACGACATCCTGCGCCACGAGCGCTTGCTGCTCGACGAGGCGGCCTTGAAGCTGGCCCTCGAGCGCATCGGCGCTGGAGGTGAAGCATGA
- the rplE gene encoding 50S ribosomal protein L5: MPLEVALKKKYYEEVRPEMMKRFGYENPLAVPRLEKVVINQGLGEARDDSRILEKAAEELALITAQKPVITRAKKSVSNFKIRKGMPIGLKVTLRRDRMWIFLEKLLNVALPRIRDFRGVNPNGFDGRGNYNLGIREQLIFPEITYDLVDATRGMDIAVVTTAKTDEEARALLELLGFPFRK, from the coding sequence ATGCCGCTGGAAGTTGCGCTGAAGAAGAAGTACTACGAAGAAGTCCGCCCCGAGATGATGAAGCGGTTCGGCTACGAGAACCCGCTGGCCGTGCCGCGCTTGGAGAAGGTCGTGATCAACCAGGGGCTGGGCGAGGCCCGGGACGACAGCCGCATCCTGGAGAAGGCGGCGGAGGAACTGGCCCTCATCACCGCGCAGAAGCCGGTGATCACCCGGGCGAAGAAGTCGGTCTCGAACTTCAAGATCCGCAAGGGAATGCCCATCGGCCTCAAGGTCACGCTCCGCCGGGACCGGATGTGGATCTTCCTGGAGAAACTCTTGAACGTGGCCCTGCCGCGCATCCGCGACTTCCGCGGGGTCAACCCGAACGGGTTTGACGGCCGGGGCAACTACAACCTGGGGATCCGCGAGCAGCTGATCTTCCCCGAGATCACCTACGACCTGGTGGACGCGACTCGAGGCATGGATATCGCGGTGGTGACTACCGCCAAGACCGACGAGGAGGCCAGGGCCCTCTTGGAGCTCTTGGGCTTCCCCTTCCGGAAGTAA